TACGCCCATGCTTCCATACTGCCTGGTATTGATTTAGGTTCAGATGATCCTGAAAAAGTCTCTAATACGTTACGAATTATTATATTATTAACGGTTATGTCGATTGCACCATCCTTTCTCGTGCTGATGACTTGTTTCACTAGGATCGTAATCGTTTTAGGATTTGTTCGTACTGCCTTAGGTACGCAGCAAATGCCGCCCAACCAAGTAATAATAGGATTAGCTCTTTTTATGACATTCTTTGTAATGGGTCCTACATTTTCTGAAGTCAATAAAGAAGCGCTACAGCCTTTTATGGATGGGAAAATGTCACAGCAGGAAGCATTTGATACAGCAAGTGCACCGCTTAAAGAGTTCATGACTAAACATACGAGGGAAAAAGACCTGGCATTGTTCATGGACTATGCCAAAATGGACAGGCCGGAAAGTATTGAGGATATTCCATTGACAGCATTAGTTCCTGCTTATGCGATTAGTGAACTCAAATCAGCCTTCCAAATGGGATTTATGATTTTTGTTCCCTTTCTGGTAATCGATATGATTGTGGCCAGTATCCTAATGTCCATGGGGATGATGATGCTGCCGCCAGTAATGATTTCGCTTCCGTTTAAGATCTTACTATTTATTTTGGTTGATGGATGGAATTTAATCATTAAATCATTACTTATGAGTTTTTAAGAAGAGGTGTGATCCATGACGACAGAAGTCATTTTACGAATTGCTCAAGAGTCTATTTATACTATTTTAATCGTGATTGCTCCCGTTGCCGGGGTCGCGTTGGTAGTGGGCCTATTAGTAAGTATTTTTCAAGCTACCACGCAAATCCAGGAACAGACTTTAGCCTTTGTTCCAAAAATAGTGGCAGTGTTCTTAACGATTCTATTTTTTGGGTCGTGGATGCTGAATTTTGTTGTTGATTTTACTCAAAACCTATTGGGTAATCTTTCACAGTTTGTCGGGTAGGTGATCATGATGGATGAAACTGCCTGGTGGACCTTTCTACTAATATTTGTGCGGATTACGACATTTATGATTACAGCACCCGTTTTTTCTGGCAGGCAAATACCCGTTATTTACAAGATTGGTTTTAGTATTGTTTTAAGTTTTCTATGTGTAGGAGTGGTGAAAGAACCAATCGATACCGTCACACAGGGTTTACTTCTGTTATTAATATTGAAGGAATTCTTCGTTGGTATTGTATTAGGATTGGCTGCCAATATCTTAATGTACTCCGTACAGCTGGCGGGCTCGCTGCTTGACTACCAAATTGGTTTTTTTATGGCAAATTTATATGATCCTACATTTGGGACCAATACTCAGTTAACGGGTCAGTTTCAAAATATTTTAGCGATCTTAGTTCTATTAGCTACGAATGGTCACCATTTGATTATTCAAGGAATACTAGCAAGTTTTGATTGGGTATCCTTACAAGCCTTGGTACCAGCGTGGATAGATGGAAGAATATCGACCTTTTTCCTTGATAGTTTAGTGAAGATGTTTTTAATAGGGTTCATGATGGCACTCCCAATAGTCGGTACGTTGTTTGTGGTCGATGTTGGTTTAGGAATTATGGCCAAGACTGTGCCGCAAATGAATATTTTCGTCATCTTTCCTCCTATTAAAATCCTCATCCACTTTATGATCTATATTGTGATATTACCTAGTTTCTTCTACCTGTTAAAGGTACTATTTGAAAACATGTATGAGGCCATGTATTCAATTTTAAAAATAATGGGGGCATAAAGGATGCTGCTTCGTTTAGACCTGCAACTATTTGCAGATGAAAAGACAGAAAAAGCCACACCGAATAAACGCCGTGAAACGCGGAAAAAAGGACAGGTCGCGAAGAGCCAAGAAATTTCTGCCTCCCTTACCTTGCTGCTTACCTTTGCTTTTTTATTAATAGGCGGCAAAAGCTTCATCGAAGGCTGCCTAAATATCTATCGTCATAGTTTCCAAGAATATTTACTTTGGGATCTATCGATTAAGAGCACTCAGCTGTTATTTAATCAGTTGCTGCTAGACTCAGCTAAGTTACTTGCACCTATTTTTATGGTTGTACTTGTGGCCGGACTTGTATCGAATTATGCACAAGTAGGCTTCATGTTTAATACCGAGTCCTTAAAGATGAACCTTGGCAAAATCAACCCTATTGAAGGTGCTAAAAATATTCTTTCCATGCGTTCATTAGTTGAACTGCTAAAGTCAATTTTCAAAATATCCGTTACGTCTATTATCGTCTTTATTGTCATTTGGAATAGTAAAAGTGAATTATTTTTACTAGGTGAGAAAAATATATGGGATGCTGCTAGATTCATAGGGACATTAATCATAAAAATTGGGCTCTATGTATCCGCTAGTCTATTTGTAATGGCGATTGCTGACTTTATGTATCAGAAATTTGAATTCGAGAAAAAAATTCGAATGTCCAAACAAGATATTAAAGATGAATACAAGAAAATGGAAGGTGACCCACATATAAAAGGGCAGCGGAGAGCCAAACAAAAGCAAATGGCGATGAATCGGATGATTGCAGAAGTGCCAAAGGCGGATGTGGTCATCACCAATCCAACCCATTTTGCCCTTGCAATTCGCTACGATGTTATAACGATGGAGGCACCTCAAGTAATTGCAAAAGGCCAAGATCATATTGCGTTGAAAATCAAAGAAATTGCAAAAGAACATAAAATTATGACCGTTGAAAATAAACCGCTGGCACGTGCGCTATTTGCTGCCGTGGAAATAGGTGAGACAATTCCAGAGGATATGTTTAATGCTGTAGGAGAGGTTTTAGCGTATGTTTACTTTCAAGAAGGCCGGTATAAGGGGATGATGGCATGAAGACAAAAGATTTATCCGTATTGTTTGTTGTAATATTAATTGTTGCCATGATGATTATCCCTATGCCAACGCTATTATTGGACTTTTTATTGATTATTAATATTTCCGTTTCACTTATGATCCTGTTAGTGGCTATGAATACAAAAGAACCGTTGGAGTTTTCTATTTTTCCAACAGCAATCTTGTTGACTACACTTTTCCGTTTAGCGCTAAACGTATCCACTACGCGTTCCATTCTGTCACATGCTGATGGGGGAGAAGTGATTGAGACATTCGGGTCATTTGTTATTGGCGGGAATGCTGTCATTGGTTTTGTCGTCTTTTTAATCCTTGTCGTTATCCAATTCATCGTTATTACGAAAGGTTCTGAGAGGGTTGCAGAGGTTGCAGCACGTTTTACATTGGATGCAATGCCAGGTAAACAAATGAGTATCGATGCAGATATGAATGCAGGATTAATTAGTGATAAGGATGCTCGTGACCGACGCAGGAAAATTGAAATGGAGTCAGATTTTTACGGGGCGATGGATGGTGCCAGTAAATTTGTTAAAGGGGATGCCATAGCAGGGATTATCATCCTTATTATTAACGTTATTGGCGGTTTCATTATTGGGATGACCATTCATGGAATGGGATTTGCAGAAGCTGCTAGCACGTTCACGCTCTTATCTGTGGGTGATGGTTTGGTCAGCCAGGTGCCGGCCCTATTAATTTCCACTGCAACAGGTATTACTGTGACCCGTGCTGCAACCAATGGGAGTTTAGGTTCGGACATTATGGGGCAGATTTTCAGTTACCCAAAGCTTCTTTACATCGTTGCGGGTACGATTTCGGTCCTTGGGCTTTTCACACCTATTGGGATTTTTCTTACATTACCTATAGCAGGATTACTGGCGTTTGGTGGTTACACCTTGCAGAATTCAATGAAAAAGGAAGAGCTCCGAAATGAACAAGCAGAAATGGAAGAAACCGTGGAGGACATCGGAAGTCCAGAAAAAGTCATTAACCTTCTACAGCTAGATACATTGGAATTGGAAATCGGGTACGGATTAATTCCGCTTGCAGACCAGAAACAAGGAGGTGACATTCTCGATCGAATTGTGATGATACGCAGACAATTTGCTATTGAATTAGGGGTAGTTATTCCTACGATAAGAATTCGCGATAACTTGCAATTATCACCTAATCAATATGTATTAAAATTCCGCGGCAATCGAGTTGCAACCGGTGAAGTATACTTGGATCATTTCTTAGCGATGAATCAAGTATCAGAAGAGGATGGAATAGAAGGTATCCACGTAGTGGAACCAGCGTTTGGACTGCCTGCTGTATGGGTTAATATTGAAGCAAAAGAAAGAGCAGAATTGATGGGATATATTATTGTTGATCCACCTTCTGTGATTGCAACACATCTAACGGAAGTATTAAAACGTTATGCTTACCAGTTATTGCGCAGAGAAGAAACGAAGGAATTGATTGATAACCTGAAAGAGAATCATCCAAACTTGGTGGAGGAACTAGTTCCTAACTTGTTATCAGTGGGAGACATTCAGAAAGTATTACAAAATCTTCTGCGTGAGCAAATCTCTATACGAGATTTAGCAGCCATTTTTGAAACATTAGCAGATTTTGCTGTGTATACGAAGGAACACAGAGTGTTAACTGAATATGTACGACAATCTTTAACACGCCAAATAACAGAACAATATGCAGAAGATGGCGTCATTAATGTGTTAACGGCAGGTGCTACATTAGAAAAAGGGATTGCGGACAGCATTCAGCAAACTGAAGCTGGGGTACAATACTTATCCATGGATCCGCAAATGTCTCGGAAAATTACAGAAGAATTACATGAGCAAATTGAAAAAGTGGTTAAATTAGGGGGACAGCCTATTTTCCTAACGTCGCCATCGATTCGGATGTACCTTAAACAGTTTGTTGATAAGGTGATGCCAACCGTCCCTGTTCTTGCTTACACAGAATTGGAGCCAGATATCGAAATTCAAAGTATAGGAGTGGTAAACATATGAAGACAAAAAAAATTGTAGCAGATACCATGCCTCAAGCTTTGAAGATGGTGCGACAGCAATTAGGTGATAATGCAATCATTGTGAACACACGAGTAATTAATACCGGTGGAATTTTTGGTTTTTTTACAAAACAAAAATATGAAGTGACCGCCTATACGGTGGAAAAAGAAGAAACATCTATCGAATTAAAGCCGAAGGTAGAACCAAAAGAGAATCCAATCATTTCAGTGATTGAGAAAAAAAGCCAGGAAGTGAATAGTGCTGACGAACAGGAAAAACAAAATTCTGTTTTCCATAAGAATCCTCAAAGATTATATCAATACTACTCACAGCCTGAATTGATAAAAGAAAAGAATGCACCACAAGAGGTAAAACCTGAAACCATCGTAAGCGTAGAGAAAGCACCAGAAAAAGTGCTGAGTGAAACTGTAAGAGAAAAGAAAACTCCTCAAACGTCAAAGTCAGTAGTAATTGAAAACCAACTGCTAGACGAAATGAAGCAAATGCGAAAAATGATGATGACTTTGATGTTGGGAGAAAAACAGGTAAGTAATTTGCCTTCAGGGTTGTTAACGCACGTGAACCAGTTAAGAAAACAGGGTGTTAATGATGAAGTAATCGAGTATATCGTAAATAGTTTTATCGTCAGTAGTTTGTTAAAACAGGGTGAATCTAATCATGAAATGAGTGAGGAACTCATTAAGAATGAGATGATTGTGATCATTGAAGGAATTATAAATAAAAGAGTCTCGGACTCAACTACTATAAATGAAAGTACACGTTTGATCAATGTTGTGGGTCCTACGGGGGTAGGCAAGACAACTTCAATAGCAAAACTTGCAACCGTACAAGTATTAAGGCAAAAACGCAGAGTTGCAATGATCACAACAGACGTTTATCGAATTGCTGCCGTTGAACAGTTAAAAACTTATGCGGGGATATTAAATGTACCAATAGAAGTTGTGAAGTCAGTAGATGAATTAGGACAGGCAATAGAAAAATTAGAGCACTATGATCTTATTTATATGGATACAACCGGTCGGAATTATAAAGAAGTGAAATACAGGGAATCAATAAGTGAATTTATCAATCATCCCCAAAAAAGTGATAATTATCTTGTACTTAGCTTAACGACAAAGTTTGAAGATATGGAAATTCTATTAGTGGAATTTTTAGATAGTCCAATAAAAAAGTTAATCCTTACCAAATTTGATGAAACAACGACTTATGGTTCAATTCTGAATATAGCTTATAAATATCCTTATCAGTTAGCGTATATCACTAATGGACAAAGTGTCCCAGAAGATATAACCGTAATCGATCCGTCACTAATTGCTCGGTACTTAATAGGAGAGGAAAAGTAAGATGGATCAAGCCCAAAGTCTACGTGAGTATATGCAGCGATATAAGGATCAGTACCAAAAGAAGAAGACCGCTCGTTTTATCACAATAACAAGTGGTAAAGGCGGGGTGGGCAAATCGAATTTTACCCTTAACTTTGCGCTTGGCTTACAAACAGCAGGTAAAAAGGTCATCGTTTTGGATATGGACATGTCGACGGCAAATATAAACATTTTAATGGGGGTTACTCCAAGATATAGTTTGATTGATGTCCTTTATCAAAAGAAGCAAATTTGGGATGTGATTCAAAAAGGCACATATGGAATTGAGTATATTTCCGGAGGACTTGAGATTCAAGACTTAATGGAGTTAGATCAAAATAAGCTATTGTATTTTTGGAACCAAATCCAGGAACTAGAAACATACGCAGATTTTATTTTACTTGATACCGGTGCCGGCATTTCCAAAGAGCTCGTGGATTTTATATTAGCATCAGATGAAACGATTATTGTTACTACTCCCGAACCAACGGCAATAGCCGATTCGTATGCTGTTCTCAAAACGGTGTTACAGTTTACCAAACAAGTTCCAACGTTTCATCTCATGGTGAACCGTGCTCATTCTTATCGGGAAGCAGCTGAAACATCCAGGTCATTGATGAATGCATGTGATAATTTTCTAAAGCTAAAATTACACGCACTAGGTTTTTTAATGGAAGATGATCATATAGGAAAATCAGTTCGGTCACAAATACCATTTTTTATTGCCTATCCAAATTGTGGTGCATCAAAAACAATCAAACAAATGGTCAATTCCTATTTACCTGATATTGATGCCTCCGCACAGTCGGCACCTCCAAAAGGGATTAGAGGTTTTTTTGAAAAAGTAATTTCTCTAGGTAAATCGGCGAAATAGGAGGTTCATATGTTAGAAAATTTGAAGGTTAATATTGTTCTTGGATTTATCTCATTCCTTTTCACCTATTTATTCTCAATCTTTAACAATACTTGGCAAACAACTCTTTATAGAGCAGCAGCTGGTTTTATCCTCTTCTTTTTCTTAGGATTTGTTTTCCATATCGTTATGAAACAAATGGCCGGGAAGAGTCATCCTGCACACAAGGATATATCAGTGGAAGAAGTGGAAGTAAAACAAAAAGTGGAAAAAAATACCGCTGAAGTTGAAGAGATGACGGACACAGCCGGTTTCCAAACTGTTTCCCTCCACTCTTTACATAATCAAGAAGACGGTGAAAAAAGGTAAAATTGGCAATTCATACTGAAAACGGTGGTAATTAGGAGGGATAATTGTTGAGACCGGCTATGAAAGAAACCATTCCACACTACTCTTTATGGAAGGCTTATCGAGAGAACCACGATTCTAAATCGCAGGATCAACTGGTTAAACAATACTTGCCTCTGGTAGACCAAATGGCCAATCGTTTGGGCTCAAGTATCCCACAGCATATTATCCAAAAGGAAGACCTTGCCGGGCTGGGATATATTGGTTTAATCGAAGCGATAAAGAAGTTTGACTATAAAAAAGGTTATCAATTTGAAACCTTTGGACTATGGCGTATTAAAGGGGCAATGCTTGATGGAATCCGTCAAACAGATTGGGTTCCCCGTGGAGTAAGGGAAAAAGCAAAAAAACTTAATAACGCCCTCCGTGAGTTAGAACAATCATTAATGAGAACACCAACAGAATTGGAATTAAGTCAGCATACGAGTCTGTCTCTTGAGGAAGTGGACCAAGCATTTGCGACTTTATCTTTGTCAACATTGCTTTCATTAAATGAACCTTTAAAGGTAAATGAAGATGATGGGAAGCAGCAAAGCCGAATGGATCAAATTGCGGATGATCAAACCTTTTCTCAGGATAAGAAAATTCAAATGGAAGAATTTAAGAAATTGATCGCTGCATCCATTGATAAAATGTCTGAAAAGGAAAGATTAGTCATTACGCTAATATACTACGAGGGTTTATCACAGGTGGAAATTACTGAAGTTCTAAACCTTACAAAAGGGCGGGTTTCTCAAATTCATTCACAAGCCATCCTTAAAATGCGAAAGAGTTTTGAGGCGAAAGGTTTTTCATTGGATTCATTTTTATAAATTACTTTGCACACCCAATACTCAGGGTGTGTTTTTTGACTTTTTACTAAAATTAACCTAAACATTGAGATTAATTTACCGATATATATACTATTCGGATTTTCATATATATTTACCAATTGTTCCTTATGGAGCATGTGGAAACAACTTTGTTAGACAATGATTATATAAGGATGATTGATATTATAATGAAATCTACAATTGATTTTTACAAATCACTTTATGCGAAAGTCACATCGGAAAAAAATAACATAGAAGCTTTATTTAATGTGCAAACAAAAGTGATTGAAATGATGGATGATAACGA
This Neobacillus sp. YX16 DNA region includes the following protein-coding sequences:
- the flhF gene encoding flagellar biosynthesis protein FlhF, which produces MKTKKIVADTMPQALKMVRQQLGDNAIIVNTRVINTGGIFGFFTKQKYEVTAYTVEKEETSIELKPKVEPKENPIISVIEKKSQEVNSADEQEKQNSVFHKNPQRLYQYYSQPELIKEKNAPQEVKPETIVSVEKAPEKVLSETVREKKTPQTSKSVVIENQLLDEMKQMRKMMMTLMLGEKQVSNLPSGLLTHVNQLRKQGVNDEVIEYIVNSFIVSSLLKQGESNHEMSEELIKNEMIVIIEGIINKRVSDSTTINESTRLINVVGPTGVGKTTSIAKLATVQVLRQKRRVAMITTDVYRIAAVEQLKTYAGILNVPIEVVKSVDELGQAIEKLEHYDLIYMDTTGRNYKEVKYRESISEFINHPQKSDNYLVLSLTTKFEDMEILLVEFLDSPIKKLILTKFDETTTYGSILNIAYKYPYQLAYITNGQSVPEDITVIDPSLIARYLIGEEK
- the flhA gene encoding flagellar biosynthesis protein FlhA, with the translated sequence MKTKDLSVLFVVILIVAMMIIPMPTLLLDFLLIINISVSLMILLVAMNTKEPLEFSIFPTAILLTTLFRLALNVSTTRSILSHADGGEVIETFGSFVIGGNAVIGFVVFLILVVIQFIVITKGSERVAEVAARFTLDAMPGKQMSIDADMNAGLISDKDARDRRRKIEMESDFYGAMDGASKFVKGDAIAGIIILIINVIGGFIIGMTIHGMGFAEAASTFTLLSVGDGLVSQVPALLISTATGITVTRAATNGSLGSDIMGQIFSYPKLLYIVAGTISVLGLFTPIGIFLTLPIAGLLAFGGYTLQNSMKKEELRNEQAEMEETVEDIGSPEKVINLLQLDTLELEIGYGLIPLADQKQGGDILDRIVMIRRQFAIELGVVIPTIRIRDNLQLSPNQYVLKFRGNRVATGEVYLDHFLAMNQVSEEDGIEGIHVVEPAFGLPAVWVNIEAKERAELMGYIIVDPPSVIATHLTEVLKRYAYQLLRREETKELIDNLKENHPNLVEELVPNLLSVGDIQKVLQNLLREQISIRDLAAIFETLADFAVYTKEHRVLTEYVRQSLTRQITEQYAEDGVINVLTAGATLEKGIADSIQQTEAGVQYLSMDPQMSRKITEELHEQIEKVVKLGGQPIFLTSPSIRMYLKQFVDKVMPTVPVLAYTELEPDIEIQSIGVVNI
- the fliQ gene encoding flagellar biosynthesis protein FliQ, with the protein product MTTEVILRIAQESIYTILIVIAPVAGVALVVGLLVSIFQATTQIQEQTLAFVPKIVAVFLTILFFGSWMLNFVVDFTQNLLGNLSQFVG
- a CDS encoding MinD/ParA family protein, which gives rise to MDQAQSLREYMQRYKDQYQKKKTARFITITSGKGGVGKSNFTLNFALGLQTAGKKVIVLDMDMSTANINILMGVTPRYSLIDVLYQKKQIWDVIQKGTYGIEYISGGLEIQDLMELDQNKLLYFWNQIQELETYADFILLDTGAGISKELVDFILASDETIIVTTPEPTAIADSYAVLKTVLQFTKQVPTFHLMVNRAHSYREAAETSRSLMNACDNFLKLKLHALGFLMEDDHIGKSVRSQIPFFIAYPNCGASKTIKQMVNSYLPDIDASAQSAPPKGIRGFFEKVISLGKSAK
- the fliP gene encoding flagellar type III secretion system pore protein FliP (The bacterial flagellar biogenesis protein FliP forms a type III secretion system (T3SS)-type pore required for flagellar assembly.) — translated: MLPGIDLGSDDPEKVSNTLRIIILLTVMSIAPSFLVLMTCFTRIVIVLGFVRTALGTQQMPPNQVIIGLALFMTFFVMGPTFSEVNKEALQPFMDGKMSQQEAFDTASAPLKEFMTKHTREKDLALFMDYAKMDRPESIEDIPLTALVPAYAISELKSAFQMGFMIFVPFLVIDMIVASILMSMGMMMLPPVMISLPFKILLFILVDGWNLIIKSLLMSF
- a CDS encoding FliA/WhiG family RNA polymerase sigma factor, yielding MRPAMKETIPHYSLWKAYRENHDSKSQDQLVKQYLPLVDQMANRLGSSIPQHIIQKEDLAGLGYIGLIEAIKKFDYKKGYQFETFGLWRIKGAMLDGIRQTDWVPRGVREKAKKLNNALRELEQSLMRTPTELELSQHTSLSLEEVDQAFATLSLSTLLSLNEPLKVNEDDGKQQSRMDQIADDQTFSQDKKIQMEEFKKLIAASIDKMSEKERLVITLIYYEGLSQVEITEVLNLTKGRVSQIHSQAILKMRKSFEAKGFSLDSFL
- the flhB gene encoding flagellar biosynthesis protein FlhB; the protein is MLLRLDLQLFADEKTEKATPNKRRETRKKGQVAKSQEISASLTLLLTFAFLLIGGKSFIEGCLNIYRHSFQEYLLWDLSIKSTQLLFNQLLLDSAKLLAPIFMVVLVAGLVSNYAQVGFMFNTESLKMNLGKINPIEGAKNILSMRSLVELLKSIFKISVTSIIVFIVIWNSKSELFLLGEKNIWDAARFIGTLIIKIGLYVSASLFVMAIADFMYQKFEFEKKIRMSKQDIKDEYKKMEGDPHIKGQRRAKQKQMAMNRMIAEVPKADVVITNPTHFALAIRYDVITMEAPQVIAKGQDHIALKIKEIAKEHKIMTVENKPLARALFAAVEIGETIPEDMFNAVGEVLAYVYFQEGRYKGMMA
- the fliR gene encoding flagellar biosynthetic protein FliR; amino-acid sequence: MMDETAWWTFLLIFVRITTFMITAPVFSGRQIPVIYKIGFSIVLSFLCVGVVKEPIDTVTQGLLLLLILKEFFVGIVLGLAANILMYSVQLAGSLLDYQIGFFMANLYDPTFGTNTQLTGQFQNILAILVLLATNGHHLIIQGILASFDWVSLQALVPAWIDGRISTFFLDSLVKMFLIGFMMALPIVGTLFVVDVGLGIMAKTVPQMNIFVIFPPIKILIHFMIYIVILPSFFYLLKVLFENMYEAMYSILKIMGA